The following are encoded together in the Panicum virgatum strain AP13 chromosome 6K, P.virgatum_v5, whole genome shotgun sequence genome:
- the LOC120711128 gene encoding protein mago nashi homolog 2: MATGGGEFYLRYYVGHKGKFGHEFLEFEFRPDGKLRYANNSNYKNDTMIRKEVFVSPSVLREARRIIQESDIMKEDDINWPEPDRIGRQELEIVMGNEHISFTTSKIGSLVDVQSSKDPEGLRIFYYLVQDLKCFVFSLINLHFKIKPIQS, encoded by the exons atggcgacgggcggcggcgagttcTACCTGCGGTACTACGTGGGGCACAAGGGCAAGTTCGGGCACGAGTTCCTCGAGTTCGAGTTCCGCCCCGACGGCAAGCTCCGCTACGCCAACAACTCCAACTACAAGAACGACACCATGATCCGCAAGGAGGTCTTCGTCTCCCCCTCCGTCCTCCGCGAGGCCAGGAGGATCATCCAGGAGTCCGAT ATTATGAAGGAGGACGACATCAACTGGCCGGAGCCCGACCGCATCGGCCGGCAGGAGCTCGAGATCGTCATGGGCAACGAGCACATCTCCTTCACCACCTCCAAGATCGGCTCCCTCGTCGATGTCCAGTCCAGCAAGGACCCGGAGGGCCTCCGGATCTTCTACTACCTCGTCCAG GATCTGAAGTGTTTTGTGTTTTCGCTCATCAACCTCCACTTCAAGATCAAACCAATTCAGTCCTGA
- the LOC120711132 gene encoding pectinesterase inhibitor 28-like: MAITTKNALQVLLLVALLPLAALSSRAGPSAHKSHGQHGHGHGPKHAHASPPPSLPPAPAAAAAQDYDSASVHVGAAAEYPQVCKALFRRQRPGQYPPELAGREEALGQLCSVALDIIALLANSSS, translated from the coding sequence ATGGCGATCACCACCAAGAACGCCCTGCAGGTGCTCCTCCTCGTGGCGctcctccccctcgccgccctCTCCTCCCGCGCCGGCCCGTCCGCGCACAAAAGCCACGGCCAGCACGGCCACGGACACGGGCCCAAGCACGCGCACGCGTCGCCTCCTCCATCACTTCCtccggccccggccgccgccgcggcgcaggaCTACGACTCCGCGTCCGTgcacgtcggcgccgccgccgagtacCCGCAGGTGTGCAAGGCGCTGTTCCGGCGGCAGAGGCCCGGCCAGTACCCGCCGGAGCTGGCGGGCAGGGAGGAGGCGCTCGGCCAGCTCTGCTCCGTCGCGCTCGACATCATCGCGCTCCTCGCcaacagcagcagctag
- the LOC120711133 gene encoding pectinesterase inhibitor 28-like — protein sequence MTPMATTTKSKNALVLLFLALLPLATLSSRAGGPSKHKSHGPAKHPSSPPPPSSPPSSPPAPAAALVRSTCNSTAYYDLCVSTLSNDPSSATAADVRDLSAIAVSAAAANASGGAATASALAANVSNATAGQQAALLRTCAAKYGQARDALWAARGSIARQDYDSASVQVSAAAEYPQVCRVLFQRQRPGAYPPELAAREAALRQLCTVALDIITLLSNSST from the coding sequence atgACTCCCATGGCGACCACCACCAAGTCCAAGAATGCCCTGGTGCTCCTCTTCCTGGCTCTCCTCCCGCTCGCCACACTCTcctcccgcgccggcggcccgtCCAAGCACAAAAGCCATGGCCCTGCTAAGCACCCAtcatcgcctcctcctccttcatcTCCACCCTCATCACCACCGGCACCAGCCGCCGCGCTGGTGCGCTCCACCTGCAACTCGACGGCATACTACGACCTGTGCGTGTCCACACTGAGCAACGACCCGTCCAGCGCCACGGCGGCCGACGTGCGGGACCTCTCGGCCATCGccgtctcggccgccgccgccaacgcctcgggcggcgcggccacggcctCCGCTCTGGCTGCCAACGTCTCCAACGCCACGGCGGGGCAGCAGGCGGCGCTGCTCCGCACCTGCGCCGCCAAGTACGGCCAGGCCCGGGACGCGCTGTGGGCGGCGAGGGGCTCCATCGCGAGGCAGGACTACGACTCCGCGTCGGTGCaggtgagcgccgccgcggagtacCCGCAGGTGTGCAGGGTGCTGTTCCAGCGGCAGAGGCCCGGCGCCTACCCGCCGGAGCTGGCGGCCagggaggcggcgctccggcagcTTTGCACCGTCGCGCTAGACATCATCACGCTCCTCTCCAACAGCAGCACCTAG